A genomic stretch from Nocardia wallacei includes:
- a CDS encoding peptidylprolyl isomerase: MSSVAHVPQPDTRNSAPVRKRRKALRRAGLVAAGVAIAVLVTGRAAAAPEPLHTAAPGCMTSSGAQPNGKQWPAEPALTIDTGHPYAATLQTNCGAIAVDLDAARAPRTVNSFVFLAGEQYFDHTRCHRLTTEGIFVLQCGDPTGTGTGGPGYRFDDENLAGATYPAGTVAMANAGPNTNGSQFFLVYSDSRLPASYTPFGRVTAGMDVLQNIAAGGTRDGSGDGAPATDVVFESVTAQHD; the protein is encoded by the coding sequence GTGAGTAGCGTTGCCCACGTCCCACAGCCCGACACCCGAAACAGCGCCCCGGTTCGCAAGCGGCGCAAGGCGTTGCGGCGGGCGGGCCTCGTCGCGGCGGGCGTGGCGATCGCGGTCCTCGTCACCGGGCGGGCCGCCGCGGCGCCCGAGCCGCTGCACACCGCCGCGCCCGGCTGCATGACCTCCTCCGGCGCGCAGCCCAACGGCAAGCAGTGGCCCGCCGAGCCTGCGCTGACGATCGATACGGGCCATCCGTACGCCGCCACGCTGCAGACGAACTGCGGCGCCATCGCCGTCGACCTCGACGCCGCGCGCGCTCCGCGCACGGTCAACTCCTTCGTCTTCCTCGCCGGCGAGCAGTATTTCGACCACACCCGCTGCCACCGCCTGACCACCGAGGGCATCTTCGTGCTGCAGTGCGGCGACCCCACCGGCACCGGCACCGGCGGTCCCGGCTACCGCTTCGACGACGAGAACCTGGCCGGCGCCACCTATCCCGCCGGCACGGTGGCGATGGCCAATGCCGGGCCGAACACCAACGGCAGCCAGTTCTTCCTGGTGTATTCCGACAGCCGCCTGCCCGCGAGCTACACGCCGTTCGGCCGGGTGACCGCCGGGATGGACGTGCTGCAGAACATCGCCGCGGGCGGCACCCGGGACGGCTCCGGTGACGGCGCGCCGGCCACCGACGTCGTGTTCGAAAGCGTGACGGCCCAGCACGACTGA
- a CDS encoding NUDIX hydrolase: MGEVIAVYDAAGREIGSAERAVVYAEGLWHASAGVLVRSRDGERLYVHRRTGTKAVFAGMHDCLAGGVLGPGEDPAGAAVRELAEELGITPGPGEDGPRPLASASWDGEWLGAPMRCHLFAYELRHDGPVRHQPEEIADGWWWTDAELRDRLRDPDWPFVPDTRVLIPDLLR, encoded by the coding sequence ATGGGCGAGGTCATCGCGGTCTACGACGCGGCCGGGCGCGAGATCGGCAGTGCCGAGCGAGCGGTCGTCTACGCCGAGGGACTGTGGCATGCCAGCGCGGGCGTGCTGGTGCGCTCGCGCGACGGCGAGCGGCTGTACGTGCACCGGCGCACCGGCACCAAAGCCGTGTTCGCGGGCATGCACGACTGCCTGGCCGGTGGCGTGCTGGGGCCCGGCGAGGATCCGGCGGGCGCCGCGGTGCGTGAACTGGCCGAGGAACTGGGCATCACGCCCGGCCCCGGCGAGGACGGCCCGCGACCGCTGGCGAGCGCGTCCTGGGACGGCGAGTGGCTGGGCGCGCCCATGCGCTGCCACCTGTTCGCCTACGAACTACGCCACGACGGACCCGTCCGCCATCAGCCGGAGGAGATCGCCGACGGCTGGTGGTGGACCGACGCCGAACTGCGAGACCGTCTCCGGGACCCGGACTGGCCGTTCGTGCCCGACACCCGGGTACTGATCCCCGATCTGCTGCGCTGA
- a CDS encoding ArnT family glycosyltransferase, which yields MTTTVNTPAPQSDSRDDRPPFATLPIALVVAAAAVALLLSIGRYGFFGDELYFLSAGRRLAASYADQGPALPAIARLMDLIAPGSLVAQRIPAVLSTLAAIVVSAQLAREFGGSRGAQTLSALAYAGSPFLLVQGTQLSTNTIDTALWVLIGWLVVRWVRTRRDHLLLWAGVVTAIDMQVKWLVPFLWAAIAIGALVFGPRELLRRPALWWGAALVAATMLPSLVWQARHGWPQLGMGAQVAAEQSVVGGRWTFVPLALVLAGVLGVLLLGFGSWALLRWEPLRPYRFLGMTLPLLALVFVASNGRPYYVVGVYAVVMSAGAVWWANRPGRWRQVLAGSLAVASVLVVAWSLPWQPESEITPAGDDASAGLAIGLYGKFGWPELRAAVRDAYLSIPESERSRVVVVADGYWQAAALDVDRDETGLPAVYSPNRGFGYFGAPPDDATTVLWVGGDEADLRSRFAEVRAVGRADARLGMPGVSRDVTIRRCDGPREPWSRAWDGMLRLG from the coding sequence ATGACGACCACGGTGAACACCCCGGCGCCACAGTCGGATTCGCGAGACGACCGGCCGCCCTTCGCGACGCTGCCGATCGCGCTGGTGGTCGCTGCGGCCGCGGTGGCGCTGCTGTTGTCCATCGGCCGGTACGGGTTCTTCGGCGACGAACTGTACTTCCTCTCCGCCGGTCGGCGGCTCGCGGCGAGCTATGCCGATCAAGGCCCGGCGCTGCCCGCGATCGCCCGGCTGATGGACCTCATAGCGCCGGGTTCACTGGTGGCCCAACGCATCCCGGCGGTACTGAGCACCCTCGCCGCGATCGTGGTGTCCGCGCAGCTGGCCCGGGAGTTCGGCGGGTCCCGCGGCGCGCAGACGCTGTCCGCCCTCGCCTATGCCGGATCACCGTTCCTGCTGGTGCAGGGTACGCAGCTGTCCACCAACACCATCGACACCGCGCTGTGGGTGCTCATCGGCTGGCTGGTGGTGCGCTGGGTGCGTACCCGCCGCGACCACCTGCTGCTGTGGGCCGGCGTGGTGACGGCGATCGACATGCAGGTGAAGTGGCTCGTGCCGTTCCTCTGGGCCGCGATCGCGATCGGGGCGCTGGTGTTCGGTCCGCGGGAGCTGCTGCGCCGCCCGGCGCTGTGGTGGGGTGCCGCGCTGGTCGCGGCGACGATGCTGCCGAGCCTGGTGTGGCAGGCGCGGCACGGCTGGCCGCAGCTCGGCATGGGGGCGCAGGTGGCCGCCGAACAAAGCGTGGTCGGCGGCCGGTGGACGTTCGTCCCGCTGGCCCTGGTGCTGGCCGGGGTGCTCGGCGTGCTGTTGCTCGGCTTCGGGAGCTGGGCGCTGCTGCGCTGGGAACCGTTGCGCCCGTACCGCTTTCTGGGTATGACTCTGCCGCTGCTGGCGCTGGTGTTCGTAGCGTCGAACGGACGGCCGTACTACGTCGTCGGGGTGTACGCGGTGGTGATGAGTGCCGGGGCGGTCTGGTGGGCGAACCGGCCGGGCCGGTGGCGGCAGGTGCTCGCGGGCTCGCTGGCGGTGGCCTCGGTGCTCGTGGTGGCCTGGTCGCTGCCGTGGCAGCCGGAGTCGGAGATCACTCCGGCCGGTGACGACGCGTCGGCGGGGCTGGCCATCGGGCTGTACGGAAAATTCGGCTGGCCGGAACTGCGCGCGGCGGTACGGGATGCCTACCTCTCGATCCCGGAGTCGGAGCGGTCCCGCGTCGTCGTGGTCGCCGACGGCTACTGGCAGGCCGCCGCTCTGGACGTCGACCGCGACGAGACGGGCCTGCCCGCGGTGTACAGCCCGAACCGCGGCTTCGGTTACTTCGGCGCCCCGCCGGACGACGCGACGACCGTGCTCTGGGTGGGTGGCGACGAAGCCGATCTGCGGTCGCGGTTCGCCGAGGTGCGCGCGGTCGGGCGGGCCGATGCCCGGCTGGGTATGCCGGGCGTCAGCCGCGACGTGACCATCCGGCGTTGCGACGGCCCGCGCGAACCCTGGTCACGGGCCTGGGACGGCATGTTGCGCCTGGGCTGA
- a CDS encoding GntR family transcriptional regulator codes for MTSAPAGSYTALAAHRDRLDRASRSAQVADIVREGILDGAFRPGTRLSEPDICAALKVSRNTLREAFRTLIEERLVVHELNRGVFVRIPSAEDVAEVYKCRRIVECAALRDHPRTGADLGPVAAVLARADRCAAQGDWTGAGTADVEFHRAVTALNDSRLLDALMSNVWNELRLIFHVVSDPTTFHEPYLRRNHEVFDTLARGDAAAAADMLADYLGDAQAQILAAYADIDRAY; via the coding sequence ATGACGTCGGCCCCCGCCGGGAGCTACACCGCCCTGGCCGCGCACCGCGATCGGCTGGATCGCGCCAGCCGCAGCGCCCAGGTCGCCGATATCGTCCGCGAGGGCATCCTGGACGGCGCGTTCCGGCCGGGCACCCGGCTCTCCGAGCCCGATATCTGCGCGGCGCTGAAGGTTTCGCGCAACACCCTGCGGGAGGCGTTCCGGACGCTGATCGAGGAGCGGCTGGTCGTGCACGAACTCAATCGCGGTGTGTTCGTGCGCATTCCGAGCGCCGAGGATGTCGCCGAGGTATACAAGTGCCGCCGCATCGTGGAATGCGCCGCGCTGCGCGACCATCCGCGCACCGGCGCCGATCTCGGGCCGGTGGCGGCGGTGCTGGCCCGCGCGGATCGGTGTGCGGCGCAGGGTGATTGGACCGGCGCGGGCACTGCCGACGTCGAGTTCCACCGCGCCGTCACCGCGCTCAACGACAGCCGCCTGCTGGACGCGCTGATGTCGAACGTGTGGAACGAACTGCGCCTGATCTTCCATGTGGTGTCCGACCCCACCACCTTCCACGAGCCGTATCTGCGCCGCAATCACGAGGTGTTCGACACGCTGGCCCGCGGGGACGCCGCGGCCGCGGCCGACATGCTCGCCGACTACCTCGGCGACGCCCAGGCGCAGATCCTCGCCGCCTACGCCGATATCGACCGGGCGTACTGA